A portion of the Homo sapiens chromosome 16, GRCh38.p14 Primary Assembly genome contains these proteins:
- the RFWD3 gene encoding E3 ubiquitin-protein ligase RFWD3 isoform 3 (isoform 3 is encoded by transcript variant 6) — translation MDEEEGDTCTICLEQWTNAGDHRLSALRCGHLFGYRCISTWLKGQVRKCPQCNKKARHSDIVVLYARTLRALDTSEQERMKSSLLKEQMLRKQAELESAQCRLQLQVLTDKCTRLQRRVQDLQKLTSHQSQNLQQPRGSQAWVLSCSPSSQGQHKHKYHFQKTFTVSQAGNCRIMAYCDALSCLVISQPSPQASFLPGFGVKMLSTANMKSSQYIPMHGKQIRGLAFSSYLRGLLLSASLDNTIKLTSLETNTVVQTYNAGRPVWSCCWCLDEANYIYAGLANGSILVYDVRNTSSHVQELVAQKARCPLVSLSYMPRAASAAFPYGGVLAGTLEDASFWEQKMDFSHWPHVLPLEPGGCIDFQTENSSRHCLVTYRPDKNHTTIRSVLMEMSYRLDDTGNPICSCQPVHTFFGGPTCKLLTKNAIFQSPENDGNILVCTGDEAANSALLWDAASGSLLQDLQTDQPVLDICPFEVNRNSYLATLTEKMVHIYKWE, via the exons ATGGATGAGGAAGAAGGGGACACTTGTACAATATGTCTGGAACAGTGGACCAATGCTGGGGACCACCGGCTCTCAGCATTACGCTGTGGGCATCTCTTTGGGTATAGGTGCATTTCCACGTGGCTTAAAGGACAAGTACGAAAATGTCCCCAG TGCAACaagaaagccaggcacagtgacattGTCGTCCTTTATGCCCGAACCCTGAGAGCTTTGGACACTAGTGAACAGGAGCGCATGAAAAG TTCCCTACTGAAGGAACAGATGCTAAGGAAACAGGCCGAGTTAGAATCAGCACAGTGCCGACTCCAACTGCAGGTCCTCACTGATAAGTGCACTAGGCTTCAAAGGCGTGTTCAG gacTTGCAAAAACTTACGTCACATCAAAGTCAGAATTTACAGCAACCCAGGGGCTCCCAAGCATGGGTCCTGAGCTGCTCACCCTCCAGCCAGGGCCAGCACAAGCACAAGTACCACTTCCAAAAGACCTTCACAGTATCTCAGGCAGGAAACTGCCGGATCATGGCATACTGTGATGCTCTGAGCTGCCTGGTGATATCACAGCCTTCTCCTCAGGCCTCTTTTCTTCCAG GCTTTGGTGTTAAGATGTTGAGTACTGCCAACATGAAGAGCAGTCAGTACATTCCGATGCATGGCAAACAGATCCGTGGACTGGCGTTTAGCAGTTACCTCAGAGGCTTGCTACTCTCTGCTTCCCTAGACAACACTATTAAACTGACCAG CCTGGAGACAAATACCGTGGTCCAGACTTATAATGCTGGACGTCCTGTCTGGAGCTGTTGCTGGTGTCTTGATGAGGCTAACTACATCTATGCTGGACTGGCCAATGGTTCAATTCTGGTATATGACGTGCGAAACACGAGCAGTCATGTGCAGGAGTTAGTAGCTCAGAAAGCCAG ATGCCCACTGGTCTCCCTGTCATACATGCCCAGAGCTGCCTCAGCTGCATTTCCATATGGTGGGGTGCTGGCTGGAACCTTGGAGGATGCTTCATTCTGGGAACAGAAAATGGACTTTTCTCATTGGCCTCATGTGCTGCCCTTGGAGCCAGGGGGCTGCATAGACTTTCAGACAGAGAACAGCTCCCGGCACTGTCTTGTGACCTACAGGCCTG ATAAAAATCACACCACCATACGAAGTGTGCTGATGGAAATGTCCTACCGACTGGATGACACTGGAAATCCAATCTGCTCCTGCCAGCCTGTACATACATTTTTTGGAGGACCTACTTGCAAACTATTGACCAAAAATGCCATTTTCCAAAGCCCAGAGAATGATGGCAACATCCTGGTGTGTACTGGGGATGAAGCAGCAAATTCTGCCCTG CTGTGGGATGCTGCCAGTGGCTCGTTGCTCCAGGACCTACAGACCGATCAGCCTGTGTTGGACATCTGCCCATTTGAGGTGAACCGTAACAGCTACTTGGCTACCTTAACAGAGAAGATGGTCCACATCTATAAGTGGGAGTGA